A DNA window from Argiope bruennichi chromosome X2, qqArgBrue1.1, whole genome shotgun sequence contains the following coding sequences:
- the LOC129960812 gene encoding wolframin-like, whose translation MKNSTNAMPESCQGGSISRTLLLPREHHLGTGSLGTFRLRHILAEDGCKESQVALAKSLLTIPSNNFEERSFNAQLAVYWLLQAAEKGQEEAFSLLKECVSGGVGINARNHPEIEKCLKFSDEEKISRRVAYSLFEAIMSDTEDLVPEQVFREKIETILKEESKEKLSAKAAEDPPLPQQQPCQKKIDEASLRNQAHVSFSEVVNSVQSCLEGNVPLVSLKQVTHYAEYKRWLSTKYLRILWDLVLRSAENLFQNLSSLVYPITFLFFCLLLQLANFLSPSGNETSNFIKQSMLKCVTLFSLAVMISSTCFVVHINFGGENIKKWLHLVKFFEPNIRSDQVERKFLSKTTCPLITFLLISFVYISLVSLSSTLMSSTDLGILSLVLMLFVDRTITHQRYYVNVSLILNALTCLYKANALQNMFRNSLSFLNFNITYEIMENIYIHLSLISCLALPFVLPYLYVKMALGQKRGWHLVLLPHLISLVWMNLASIHLANTTTTTQLFSLFSWLVILILSNYIGIVLTFITYALFKVYTVDDFKVELLFLSLVFIVLYFISCIFVKKFRASNESKLWPSLICFSLLILSYQAVKPEVQKAGTAPGEIIPWEKYQTYCHHHAWYRTNTAEVQISCLPLKGREISLEGTITAVDVIHVKNNMQLIANIMPQPLQDWFVCLFGKNYANCDSETLSQFEKERCKLYENLNINKCHLHNWNEYKYQIALEVSSRTSPEVILFAGNACTEFVTNLKEGDSLKVIGVLESNIGSSSPRLTIRQAQCTSCYADVACNSFSALPLPDYRLSVKNLIKLYFEPFLQYEPK comes from the coding sequence ATGAAAAACTCGACCAACGCGATGCCAGAAAGTTGTCAGGGTGGATCTATTTCAAGAACATTACTTTTACCTCGCGAGCATCACCTGGGCACAGGAAGCTTGGGGACTTTTCGTTTAAGACACATTTTAGCTGAGGACGGCTGTAAAGAAAGTCAAGTCGCGTTGGCAAAGAGCTTATTAACTATcccatcaaataattttgaggAGCGTAGCTTTAACGCTCAATTAGCTGTATATTGGTTATTGCAAGCTGCCGAGAAAGGTCAAGAAGaagcattttcattattaaaagagtGTGTCAGCGGTGGTGTTGGTATAAATGCCAGAAATCATCCTGAAATAGAAAAGTGCCTTAAATTTTCTGACGAAGAAAAAATATCACGTAGAGTTGCTTATTCATTATTCGAAGCAATCATGAGCGATACTGAAGATCTAGTGCCAGAACAAGTCTTCCGAGAAAAGATTGAAACCATACTTAAAGAGGAGAGCAAAGAAAAGCTCTCTGCCAAGGCAGCTGAAGATCCACCGCTTCCACAGCAGCAGCCATGTCAGAAGAAAATAGATGAAGCAAGTCTTCGAAATCAGGCTCATGTTTCATTCAGTGAAGTGGTTAATTCAGTTCAGTCATGCTTGGAAGGTAATGTACCCCTTGTATCATTAAAACAAGTTACTCATTATGCTGAATACAAGAGATGGCTGTCCACCAAATATCTTCGAATCTTGTGGGATCTTGTCTTAAGATCTGCTGAAAATCTTTTTCAGAATCTTTCATCATTGGTATATccaataacatttttgtttttttgcctTTTGTTACAGCTTGCTAATTTCCTTTCACCATCTGGCAATGAAACAAGCAACTTTATTAAACAATCTATGTTAAAATGTGTAACACTGTTTTCCTTGGCAGTTATGATTTCATCTACTTGCTTTGTTGTTCATATTAATTTTGGtggtgaaaatattaaaaaatggttgCATTTGGTGAAATTTTTTGAGCCAAATATCAGATCAGATCAGGtggaaaggaaatttttatcaaagacaACATGCCCATTAATAACATTTCTCCTAATTTCATTTGTATACATTTCACTGGTATCCTTAAGTTCTACTCTAATGTCATCTACTGATTTAGGAATTTTAAGTCTTGTCCTTATGCTGTTTGTTGATAGAACTATAACTCATCAAAGGTATTAtgtaaatgtttcattaattttaaatgccctGACTTGTTTATACAAAGCTAATGCTTTACAAAATATGTTTAGGAATTctctttctttcttgaattttaatataacttatgaaataatggaaaatatttatatacaccTGAGTCTGATCTCGTGCTTGGCTCTACCATTTGTTTTGCCTTATTTATATGTTAAGATGGCACTAGGACAAAAGAGAGGTTGGCATTTAGTGTTACTTCCTCATTTGATATCACTTGTTTGGATGAATTTGGCATCTATCCATTTGGCAAATACTACTACAACTACCCAGttgtttagtttattttcttGGCTTGTCATTTTAATCTTGTCAAATTATATTGGCATTGTACTTACCTTTATAACATATGCACTTTTTAAAGTATACACTGTCGAtgattttaaagttgaattacTTTTCTTGTCGTTGGTATTCATAGTACTATATTTTATAAGTTGTATCTTTGTGAAAAAATTCAGAGCTTCTAATGAGAGCAAATTGTGGCcttctttaatttgttttagtttattaattctGTCATATCAGGCTGTTAAACCAGAGGTACAGAAAGCAGGAACTGCACCTGGGGAGATTATACCTTGGGAAAAATATCAAACTTACTGTCATCATCATGCTTGGTATCGTACTAATACTGCTGAAGTACAGATTTCTTGTCTTCCTTTGAAAGGAAGAGAAATATCTTTGGAAGGTACAATAACAGCTGTTGATGttattcatgtaaaaaataatatgcaattaattgcaaatataatgCCACAACCCTTACAGGACTGGTTTGTATGTCTATTTggtaaaaattatgcaaattgtGATTCTGAAACATTATCACAGTTTGAAAAGGAGCGATGTAaactgtatgaaaatttaaacataaataaatgccATCTTCATAACTGGAATGAATATAAATATCAGATAGCTTTAGAGGTCTCATCACGCACATCTCCTGAAGTTATACTATTTGCAGGCAATGCATGCACTGAATTTGTTACCAATTTAAAAGAAGGGGATTCACTTAAAGTAATAGGAGTGTTAGAATCAAATATTGGCAGTTCTTCACCAAGATTGACCATACGCCAAGCCCAGTGTACTAGTTGTTATGCGGATGTTGCATGCAATAGTTTTTCTGCTCTGCCCTTACCTGATTACAGGctttctgtaaaaaatttaataaaactttattttgagcCCTTTTTGCAATACGagccaaaataa